A section of the bacterium HR34 genome encodes:
- the recO gene encoding DNA repair protein RecO encodes MYFTYKTKAFILHQEDSGEADRILSLYTKDYGLIEVVAKGERKLTSKLRAFLQPFSLCDVEFVQGKNAKTVIDSQVIEDFYFVKKNLQKLVCATNISNIILKTITDSQKDDNVWSLILIAFSLLDKINSETDIKILYYFFVIKFLSLTGYHIDIFKCSVCGGKLSKECYLSFFDKNVVCFNCRKSSKDNVKIDFETMIVLKYILRSQIQALLGLPLNENHFKKLDLISKQYIEI; translated from the coding sequence ATGTATTTCACTTATAAAACAAAAGCTTTTATATTGCATCAAGAAGATTCTGGAGAAGCAGATAGAATTTTAAGTTTGTATACAAAAGATTATGGTTTAATTGAAGTTGTTGCTAAAGGAGAGAGAAAATTAACATCGAAATTAAGAGCGTTTTTGCAGCCTTTTTCTTTGTGTGATGTTGAATTTGTGCAAGGAAAAAACGCAAAAACTGTAATTGACTCTCAGGTTATAGAAGATTTTTATTTTGTGAAAAAAAATTTGCAAAAACTTGTTTGCGCCACAAATATATCGAATATTATATTAAAAACAATAACAGATTCACAAAAAGATGATAATGTTTGGTCTTTGATTTTGATTGCTTTTAGTTTATTAGATAAAATAAACAGCGAAACCGATATAAAAATTCTTTATTATTTTTTCGTTATTAAATTTTTGTCTTTAACAGGTTATCACATAGATATTTTTAAGTGTTCTGTTTGCGGAGGAAAATTATCAAAAGAATGTTATCTTTCTTTTTTTGACAAAAATGTTGTTTGCTTTAATTGTAGAAAGTCGTCAAAAGATAATGTTAAAATAGATTTTGAAACAATGATAGTGTTAAAATATATTTTAAGATCTCAAATTCAAGCGCTTTTAGGATTGCCCTTAAATGAAAATCATTTTAAAAAATTAGATTTAATATCAAAGCAATACATTGAAATATGA